The following is a genomic window from Geoalkalibacter halelectricus.
GCAGAGCGGCGCGGAGGAAGATTTTGCCTGCGACGGCGTGTTCATCGCCATCGGCCACACGCCTAACACCGACCTGTTCAAGGGGCAGCTGCACATGGATCAGGACGGTTACATCCTCACCAAAAACGGCTGCGAAACCAATATCCCCGGCGTTTTTGCCGCCGGCGACGTGCAGGATCCCAACTTTCGTCAGGCCATCACCGCCGCCGGCTCGGGCTGCATGGCCGCCATGCTGGCGGAACGCTATCTGGACAATCTTGGAGACGAGTGACGAGGACAATCAAGCGACCGCACCAATGACTGAACACACCTTTTCATAGGGGGTTTGACATGAGCAGCAAAGGAACCATCGGCATACTCACCGGCGGCGGCGATGTCCCGGGCCTCAATCCGGCGATCCGCGCCATCACCATCCGCGCCCTGCGCGAAGGCTACCAAGTGCTCGGCATTCGCCGCGGCTGGGCGGGGCTGGTGGAGCTGGTCCCCGACCGCCAGGCCGACAACAGCGCCAACGTGCAGGTATTGACCAAGGACATCGTCAACCGCGCCGGACGCACCGGCGGGACCTTTCTGCACACCTCGCGCACCCGTCCCAGCCATCTGCCCAAATCCAACCTGCCCGAACACCTGCGGGATAAATACACCGCCGAGATCAACGACGTCACGCCGGAGGTGCTGCGCAACATCGAATTTCTCGGCCTCGACTTTCTCATCCCCATCGGCGGCGATGACACCCTGAGCTACGCCCAACGCCTGCACGAGGAAAGCGTCAAGGTGGTCGCCATCCCTAAGACCATGGACAACGACGTGCCGGGCACCGACTACTGCATCGGCTTTTCCACCTGCGTCACGCGCACCATCGAACTGACCCACCGCCTGCGCACCTCGGCGGGCAGCCACGAGCGCTACCTGATCATTGAGGTGTTCGGCCGTTACGCGGGCTTTACCGCGCTGCTGCCGACCATGGCCGGGGCGGCGGATCGCTGCATCATTCCTGAATATCCCGTCGACATCGAGCAACTGGCGCGCCTGGCCACCGAGGACCGCAATCGCCATCCAAGTAAATATTCGGTGATTCTGGTTTCCGAGGGCGCCAAGCTGCAGCACCAGGAGGAGATGTCCTTCGAAGGTCAGGAGGTCGACCAGTACGGCCACCGCAAGCTCGGCGGCATCGGCGACAAGGTATCGGCTCTGCTCAAGGATCTCTCGCCGCGCTTCAACAACGGTCGGCGCATCAACGTGCTCAACCAGCGCCTCGGCTACCTGGTACGCAGCGGCGAGCCCGACGCCCTGGATTCCATCGTGCCCATGGCCTTCGGCAACATCGCCCTCGACCTGGTGCTCTCCGGCACCTCCGGGCGGCTGGTGGCCATCCACAACGGCAGCTACGACACGGTGCCCATCACCGCGGTCACCGGCCAGAAAAAAATCGTCGACGTCGAAAAGTACTACAACATCGAGCGACTGCGCCCCAAATACGAATCCTTCATGCGCCAGCCGCTGTTCATCATGACCAGCGACATTTGAGCATGTTCAACGACGCTTCGTATCAGTTCCGCTGGGAGAATCTCGGCGACATCGAGCCAGGCCGCCCCAATCTGGGCAACCAGACCCATGTGGCGGTCTATCGCCTGATGCAATTCACCCCGCGCGAGGTGCTCGTCAGCAATTTCGGCGTCGAAAATACAAATGCGCCGCTGATTGCCTCGGGCAAACTCGCCGGGCGTGAATTCCGCCGGAGTGATTCGCACACCACAAAGCCGCCGGCGCAACCATGACCACCCTGTTGTTGTTGCTGCTGGCGGTTGTCCTGGTGCTGCTCGGCCTGGCGGGCCTGATTCTGCCGGCTCTGCCTGCCGCGCCGCTGATTTTTTCCGGATTGCTGCTGGCCGCCTGGGCCGAGGATTTTGCCTACGTGGGGTGGCGCACGCTCACGGCCCTGGGGGGACTGGCTGGTCTGGCCATGCTGGCCGATTTCGTGGCCGGTGCTTTTGGCGCCAAGCATTTCGGGGCGACGCACCGCGCGGTGATCGGCGCCGCGATCGGCGCCGTGGTCGGATTGTTCTTCGGGTTCCTCGGCATCCTGTTCGGCCCCTTCCTGGGCGCCGTCGCCGGCGAACTCACCGCGCGCAACGATCTGCGCGCCGCCGGGCGCGCCGGCATCGGGGCTCTCATCGGCCTAGTGCTGGGGGTGGCCGCCAAAACCGCCCTGGCCTTCACCATGATCGGTCTGTTTCTGCTGGTGAGAATCCTTGCGGGCAGTTGATTCGCCCGCGCGACCTATTGCCGCCGATCCTCGTCCCCCGCTCGCTCCAACCAGCGCTTGAGCCTCTCGATGACCCTGCTTGCCTCATGCACGGTCAGCCGCCGCAGTTCGTCCTTGCCCGTGGCATGTGCGACAAAAGACCGCAACGCCTGCTCGCTCGGATGGCGCACGGCGCCGCTTGCCTCAAGTTTGTGCCAGAGAACATGGATCAGGCCGCGTTGGGCAAAGGAGGCCGGGCGCCAGCCTTTGTTGCGGAAATGCTCGACGAGATCAGCGGCCTGCGCGGAGTCAAGGTCGGCGGCCGAATCGCAGTGATAGCGCTCACGCAGAATCGCGCGGTAGGCGCTTTCATCAAGACCCAGTTCTTTCTTGGCGATGTGAATTTTGGCCAGGTCGCGACGCTCAGGCATGTTCATCACCTCTTCTCGGGATCATTTTAACATACCCTTTGCGGCCGACCACGGCCTGGCAGGCTAATGATTGGCGCGAGCCATTTTGCGCGCCTTTTTGCGCAGTCTGCGCGCGGCTTCCTCTTCCTTGCGCTTGCGCCGCTGGCTGGGCTTTTCGTAAAAGCGGCGTTTTTTGAGGTCACGGAAAAAGCCATCCTGCTGCAGTTTGCGCTTCATGACCTTCATGGCCTTGTTTAGATCATCGTTGTGGACTTTGATTTCCATGCGCGAACTCTCCTTTGCTGAGGTTAAAAAGGGATAGCCGCGCGCAGGACGCGCGGGCGAAATAAGACGGCGCGTCGCCCCCGATAAACGGGGCGATCGGACGCCGGGGACGGTAAAAGAGCAAGGAACGCTTTGCCTCCCTGCCCTTTTGAGGTCAGGGAACAGACTGGCGGAGTGAGTGTGCGGACTTGG
Proteins encoded in this region:
- a CDS encoding DUF456 domain-containing protein; this encodes MTTLLLLLLAVVLVLLGLAGLILPALPAAPLIFSGLLLAAWAEDFAYVGWRTLTALGGLAGLAMLADFVAGAFGAKHFGATHRAVIGAAIGAVVGLFFGFLGILFGPFLGAVAGELTARNDLRAAGRAGIGALIGLVLGVAAKTALAFTMIGLFLLVRILAGS
- a CDS encoding regulatory protein GemA; amino-acid sequence: MPERRDLAKIHIAKKELGLDESAYRAILRERYHCDSAADLDSAQAADLVEHFRNKGWRPASFAQRGLIHVLWHKLEASGAVRHPSEQALRSFVAHATGKDELRRLTVHEASRVIERLKRWLERAGDEDRRQ
- the rpsU gene encoding 30S ribosomal protein S21, whose protein sequence is MEIKVHNDDLNKAMKVMKRKLQQDGFFRDLKKRRFYEKPSQRRKRKEEEAARRLRKKARKMARANH
- a CDS encoding 6-phosphofructokinase: MSSKGTIGILTGGGDVPGLNPAIRAITIRALREGYQVLGIRRGWAGLVELVPDRQADNSANVQVLTKDIVNRAGRTGGTFLHTSRTRPSHLPKSNLPEHLRDKYTAEINDVTPEVLRNIEFLGLDFLIPIGGDDTLSYAQRLHEESVKVVAIPKTMDNDVPGTDYCIGFSTCVTRTIELTHRLRTSAGSHERYLIIEVFGRYAGFTALLPTMAGAADRCIIPEYPVDIEQLARLATEDRNRHPSKYSVILVSEGAKLQHQEEMSFEGQEVDQYGHRKLGGIGDKVSALLKDLSPRFNNGRRINVLNQRLGYLVRSGEPDALDSIVPMAFGNIALDLVLSGTSGRLVAIHNGSYDTVPITAVTGQKKIVDVEKYYNIERLRPKYESFMRQPLFIMTSDI